The region CGGAGGCCGCATCGCCCGGCCATCCCACAGAGTCAGTGTCGAGTTACGCTGGGATGAGGTGATGCCAGATGGCTGAACCACCCAGGGTGTGAACCCGTAGTTATTCCAGCAGTTCAGAGGCTCGGTCGTTCCTATAGTTGGAAAATCCGTTGTATTCAGGAGGCCCTATGAAGCGTACCGTCGTTCTGTCCGCCTTGCTGCTCAGTTCCCTCGCTGTTGCCGCGCCCGGAAGCTGGCGCGGCACCATCACGATGAGCGCTGCCGACTATGCGCCCAACTTTCCCGGTCAGGCCAAGCCCCTCAAGGTCTTCCAGCAGATCGCCGCCGAGTACGAGAAAAAGTACCCCGGTATCAAGATCAAGTTCCACACCGAGCCGATCCCCGACACCAACACCATGATCCGGGTCAAGGCGGCAGCGGGCGACCTGTTCGACATCTACTGGGCGCAGGCCTACAGCCTGAACTCCACCCTGCCCAAGGGCGTGGCGACCGACCTCGCGCCGTATTTCAAGCAGCCCAACCCCTATATCCCTGGGAACAAAGCCTGGCAGGACGCGATGGACAAAGCGCAGCTCGCCGAAAGCCGCAGCGCGAACGGGGCCGTGTACACCCTGAGCGGCGACAAGGTCGTCTACGGCATCTATTACAACAAAGACCTGTTCAAGAAGGCCGGGATCACCAAGGTCCCCACGAGTTGGCCGGAGCTGATCGCCGCCTCCAAGAAGCTGAACGCAGCGGGGGTCTACCCCATGCACGCCGTGCCCGCCTACCCGTGGTGGAGCCGCCACTTCCTCTCGGACCTGTACGCCAAGGACTACGCGAAGCTCACGGGGTATGACGGGCTGCCGGGGCAGTCCCCGCTGGACGAGGCCGTCGCCATCTCCAAGGGCATCCTGACGCCGAAAGACAAGCGGTTCATGTCGTGGTGGCCAGTGATGAAGCAGTTCACCGACACCTGGCCGAAGGACTACCTGACCGCCGACCCCGCCAAAAACTACGACGCCTTTCAGGATTTCGTGGGGCAGAAGGAAGCAATGCTCTACGAGGGCAGCTACAAGGCCCGCGAGATGCAGGACGCCGGGGTCAAGTTCGCGGTCGGGACCTTCAACTTTCCCAAGCTGACGAAAAAGGAAAGCCCCTACGCGACGGGTGCGAACACCGCCAACGCCTACGCGGGCACGGGCGGCTTCCAGTACGCGATGAGCACCCCGCAGTCCAACAAGTCCCTGCGTGAGAAGGGCAAGCAGCAGGCGGTGCTGGACTGGATGCGCTACTTTGGCACGCCGAAAAACCTCCAGCGCCTGACCGCCGAGCAGGGCACCTACGTCCCGACGTGGCCGGGCACGAGCGCCAAGCTGGGGGGCCTGGGCAACTTTGACAGCGGGGCGCTCGCCGCGCAGGTGAAGCTCCCGGAGCGGTCCATCGGGGTGCAGACAGCCACCGCCAACCTGGGCTGGGTGGACATGCAGCGCATCTTCGGGCTGTATCTCAGCGGGAACATCACGCTGGCCCAGGCGGAAAAGCAGGTGCAGACCACCCTGGACCGCGCCGCCGCCGACTTCGCCCGCAAGAACAACGTGAACCTGTCCAGGTACAAGTGAGGCGCACGGGATGAGTGACCGTCCCTACCTGCTGACCACCCTCAGCCATACCTGGCCCATAGGCCGGGCCGCTTGACGCCTGGGCCGGAAGCCTGCCGCCGCGCACGCTTCCGGCCCCGGTTTTTTCCCGGAGGACTCCCATGACCGCCCTGCCCGGCACCCGTTCCGCCCCCCCGGCCTCCCGGCGCGGCCCTCTCGCCCGGCTGCGCGAGGGGTGGCCCGCGTACCTCTTTCTGCTGCCCACCCTGCTGGTGGTGGGGTACTTCTCGTACTACCCGGCCTACGTGGCCGTCACGCGGGCCTTTACCGACTGGGACGGCCTCAACACCCCCAACTTTACGGGGCTGGAGAACTTCCAGCGGGCGCTGACCGATCCAGTGATGGGCCAGGCCGCCCTGAACCTGGCGATCTGGGTGGCGGCGGGGCTGCTGCTGGCCGTGGTGCCCCCCCTGTTGATTGCGGAGCTGATCTTCCACCTGCGCGGGCGGCGGCGGCAATACGCCTACCGAACCCTCTTCGTGCTGCCCATCGTGATTCCTTCGCTGGTGCTGCTGCTGGTGTGGGGAAGCTTCTACCGAAGCGATGGCCTGCTGAATACCCTGCTGGGCGCGGTGGGGCTGGAGGGGCTGCGCCACGACTGGCTCAGCGACTTGGACACGGCGCTGCCCAGCCTGATTTTCCTGGGCTTTCCGTACATCGACGCTTTCAACTTCTTGCTGATCTACGCCGGACTTCAGAACATTCCCGACGAGGTGTTCGACGCCGCGCGGCTGGACGGCGCGACAGGGTGGCGACGGGTGCTGCGGATCGATCTGCCGCTGCTGCGCCCGCAACTCGCGCTGATCGCGGTGCTGGCGATTATCGGGAACGTGCAGTACTTTATCAGCCCGCTGGTGCTGACCTCGGGCGGGCCGGGCTTTGCGACGACGGTGCCCGCGCTGCTGATGTATTACACCGCCACCCGCGACGGCGAGTACGGCTACGCGATGGCGATCGCCGTCCTGCTGATGATCGTGGTGGTCGTGCTGACCGCCTTCTCGCGCCTGCTGAGCCGGGGAAACCGGTGAAGCGCGGAAACCTGACCGTGGGCGAGGTGGTGCGGCAGGGCCTGCTGCTGCTGTTCGGCCTGCTGGCGCTGTTCCCGCTGTACTTCAGCGTGGTCAACTCCTTCAAGGACCGGGTGCAGTACGCCGAGAACCTGCTGGACCTGCCCTTTCCGGCCCACCCGGAGAACTACGCGCTGGCCTGGGCACAGATTCAGGGGCCGCTGCTGAACTCGGTGGTCGTGACGGTGGCGAGCGTGCTGGCGACGTTGATCTTTGCCAGCCTGAGCGCCTACGCCTTCGCGCTGATGGACTTTCCGGGGCGGCACCTGCTGTTCGGGGTCACCTTCGCGCTGCTGCTGGTGCCCGAGTTCCTGACCCTGATTCCGCTGTACGTGCAGATTCAGGCACTGACGCTGCCCAGCAACTACCTCGCGATTATCCTGCCGACCATCGCCGCCGGGCAGCCCTTCGCCATCTTGGTGCTGCGGGCCGCGTTCGAGGCGATTCCGCGCGACATGCTGGAAGCCGCGCGGCTGGACGGGGCCGGGCACCTCGCGCTGCTGCGCCGTATCGTGCTGCCCGTCAGCCTGCCCGTGCTCGTCAGCGTGGCGATCATCCGGCTGATTCCAGTGTGGAACGAGTACCTGTTGCCCTCGCTGGTGCTTGACGAGCGGCACCGCACCCTGCCCGTCGCGCTGGTGGCCTTTCAGGGGGGCGGGGCGGCCACGGCGGTCACGCCGAACTACGGGGCGCTGATGGCTTCCTACGTGCTGGCGGCGGTGCCGCTGGTGCTGCTGTTCGCCTTCCTGATGCGCTACTACATCCAGGGGGTGACGAGCGGCGGGGTGAAGGGGTAAGCGGGAAGGAAGAGGGCGGGGAGGCACACCGACCTCCCCGCCCTCCCTTTGGCCCTGCTCAGGCTGGAACGAGGACCACGGCGCCCCGTGCGGGCACGTCCAGCTCGGTGTCGTCGCCTAGGTCGAAGGTTCGGCCACTTAGCGCATCCCGGTAGGGGCCGGGCCGTACCCCGGTCAGCGGCAGCCGGGCCTCCGCCTGCGCGGTGTTAAGGGCGACATACGCAGCCTGCCCCTCCAACTCGCGGGCATAAACGAGCCCC is a window of Deinococcus terrestris DNA encoding:
- a CDS encoding carbohydrate ABC transporter permease; the protein is MKRGNLTVGEVVRQGLLLLFGLLALFPLYFSVVNSFKDRVQYAENLLDLPFPAHPENYALAWAQIQGPLLNSVVVTVASVLATLIFASLSAYAFALMDFPGRHLLFGVTFALLLVPEFLTLIPLYVQIQALTLPSNYLAIILPTIAAGQPFAILVLRAAFEAIPRDMLEAARLDGAGHLALLRRIVLPVSLPVLVSVAIIRLIPVWNEYLLPSLVLDERHRTLPVALVAFQGGGAATAVTPNYGALMASYVLAAVPLVLLFAFLMRYYIQGVTSGGVKG
- a CDS encoding ABC transporter substrate-binding protein; this encodes MKRTVVLSALLLSSLAVAAPGSWRGTITMSAADYAPNFPGQAKPLKVFQQIAAEYEKKYPGIKIKFHTEPIPDTNTMIRVKAAAGDLFDIYWAQAYSLNSTLPKGVATDLAPYFKQPNPYIPGNKAWQDAMDKAQLAESRSANGAVYTLSGDKVVYGIYYNKDLFKKAGITKVPTSWPELIAASKKLNAAGVYPMHAVPAYPWWSRHFLSDLYAKDYAKLTGYDGLPGQSPLDEAVAISKGILTPKDKRFMSWWPVMKQFTDTWPKDYLTADPAKNYDAFQDFVGQKEAMLYEGSYKAREMQDAGVKFAVGTFNFPKLTKKESPYATGANTANAYAGTGGFQYAMSTPQSNKSLREKGKQQAVLDWMRYFGTPKNLQRLTAEQGTYVPTWPGTSAKLGGLGNFDSGALAAQVKLPERSIGVQTATANLGWVDMQRIFGLYLSGNITLAQAEKQVQTTLDRAAADFARKNNVNLSRYK
- a CDS encoding carbohydrate ABC transporter permease — protein: MTALPGTRSAPPASRRGPLARLREGWPAYLFLLPTLLVVGYFSYYPAYVAVTRAFTDWDGLNTPNFTGLENFQRALTDPVMGQAALNLAIWVAAGLLLAVVPPLLIAELIFHLRGRRRQYAYRTLFVLPIVIPSLVLLLVWGSFYRSDGLLNTLLGAVGLEGLRHDWLSDLDTALPSLIFLGFPYIDAFNFLLIYAGLQNIPDEVFDAARLDGATGWRRVLRIDLPLLRPQLALIAVLAIIGNVQYFISPLVLTSGGPGFATTVPALLMYYTATRDGEYGYAMAIAVLLMIVVVVLTAFSRLLSRGNR